From a region of the Phragmites australis chromosome 21, lpPhrAust1.1, whole genome shotgun sequence genome:
- the LOC133903083 gene encoding uncharacterized protein LOC133903083 — protein sequence MDYAAAAPHAAAAAVPPVADPHLAHYPHPYAAYPYPFGAYHQPAPATDPSAAAVAASSSYYYPIPATAPAADAASYDPYASYQYYAPPAGAAGAGGGAALAGYYFTAGEASQHAAAASATQAAPAVSESTRKEAGKHFGFDPQRYAQAAATRASNGMTPLTAPGMHHVQWNAHFGHPPPKNILRKHIKKKPKVVQPATCEVCKIQCDTLEVLMIHKQGKKHKKNLEKLQDSITPKPVKPPSNAIGPTMAPAAVTNCTVPSVQPKKKSSSAASPEELEVKKRRVLEAGAAQGEVKICTVCNVVVNSQKVYEFHIAGQKHQAMVQKQRPLAIVT from the exons ATGGACTAcgccgcagccgctcctcacgccgccgccgcggcggtgcCACCGGTCGCCGATCCCCACCTCGCGCACTACCCCCACCCCTACGCCGCCTACCCTTACCCCTTCGGCGCCTACCACCAACCCGCCCCGGCCACGGATccctccgccgctgccgtcgccgcCTCGTCGTCCTACTACTACCCTATTCCTGCCACGGCGCCGGCCGCTGATGCAGCATCGTACGACCCCTACGCGTCGTACCAGTACTATGCTCCCCCGGCGGGTGCCGCGGGAGCGGGCGGCGGGGCGGCCCTGGCGGGTTACTACTTCACCGCCGGGGAGGCGTCTCAGCATGCCGCGGCTGCGTCCGCGACGCAGGCTGCTCCGGCGGTATCGGAATCGACCAGGAAAGAGGCGGGGAAGCACTTCGGGTTCGATCCCCAGCGCTACGCGCAG GCAGCAGCCACAAGAGCTTCCAATGGAATGACACCACTTACAGCCCCAGGCATGCACCATGTTCAGTGGAATGCCCATTTTGGTCATCCTCCACCAAAGAATATTCTGAGGAAACACATAAAGAAAAAGCCGAAGGTCGTGCAACCAGCAACTTGTGAAGTCTGCAAGATCCAGTGCGATACCCTAGAGGTTCTCATGATCCATAAGCAGGGgaagaagcacaagaaaaacttgGAGAAGTTGCAAGACTCCATCACCCCTAAACCAGTAAAGCCCCCAAGTAACGCCATTGGACCAACTATGGcacctgctgctgtcactaactgTACGGTACCATCTGTACAGCCAAAGAAGAAGAGCTCCTCTGCGGCAAGCCCGGAAGAACTGGAGGTGAAGAAGAGGCGAGTGCTTGAGGCTGGAGCAGCTCAAGGCGAAGTGAAAATCTGCACGGTGTGCAATGTTGTCGTTAACAGCCAAAAAGTTTACGAGTTTCACATAGCTGGGCAGAAGCACCAGGCCATGGTACAGAAGCAGCGACCACTAGCAATTGTAACCTGA